DNA from Corvus hawaiiensis isolate bCorHaw1 chromosome 21, bCorHaw1.pri.cur, whole genome shotgun sequence:
tcactcttattctatttatttattttttttcctaaacccAGTTTCTAACCAAGGCCGGGCTACAACTCGTCGGAGCGGATGACGTGGAAGAGGGTGACGTTGTACAGGATTTGGTGCCCGTTGTTCCAGGCGTAGAGAGCCCGATCCTTGGGGTTGTAGTCCAACATGGAGATGTGGGAATACTTGTTCTGGAAGGGGATGTCGATGTACTCGTAGGTGGAGGCGTTGGTCTGGTAGGCGTAGTGCACCTTGGTGCCGCCCGAGTAGCCGTTGGTGACGTAGAGGGTGCCGCAGATGATGAAGGCCTCGCCGGCGCTGCGCTTCGGGTAGCTGGTGTTCCAGGTCTGCAGGCTCTGCAGGGTGTTGGGGTCCAACTTGCTGATGACGATGTTCCCGGCGTTCTGGTTGGTGGCGTAGACGGCCCAGAGCCCGTTCTCGTCCACCATGAGGTCGATGTCCGAGTGGCCGCCCCAGGCGTAGTGGTACATGTTGTTGTAGCCGGCGTAGTCCAGGCTGCGCGTCTTGAGGATGGTCTCCGTTTTCAAGTCGAACCTGATGATGATGTGGCTTTGGTATTTGTTGAAGTAAATGGAGCCGTTGTAGACCACCTGGCCCGTGCCTGACCACGGGTGGGGGAGGCGGTGGGAGGTGAAGTTGTCGGTGTTCATGAAATCCGCCATGGATTTGTACTCCCGGACGAAGCGGTTGTTGTGGTAGCTGTCCATGTACCACACCTGGACAACACAAACACGGGGGGGTTAGGAATCACCCCAAAAACTGGGCTGGGAGAGAAATCTACAGCCAGGAACTATGGAATtgtcataaaatggtttggaagggagcttaaaactcatccagtcccacccttgccagggactccttccaccagcccaggctgctccaaatcCCgaccaatctggccttgaatcCAGCCAACATCTGTCACCTACACCCAGAAATAACCCCAATTTCTGGACCCCCGAAATCAGCTAAGAAATCAACCGAACAGCAAAGCTTTCCCTGGGGGATAACCTGGTATCTCCTTGGCTTAAGTGCTCCCCTGGGAATGCTGAACCACTGCCACCATCCTTCCTTCCTGAGGGCAATTAGCAACATTTCCCTGGCTAAACCCACattttctgtcactgctgcttttgtttcccGAGGTGGCACTCAGTaaattccagcagctgctgtgcacaaCTCCATTAATTTGGAATGCGGGAGCGAGGGATGCAATCACTCATTGTCAGGCAAATTCAGGCAAAAAGTCCATATTGGTTTAAAAATCATACACTGCTGCATCAAAAAGCTTAAAGCGAGGCTGCTGAAATATAAGAGACAAAGACATCTAAATCTTGCTCTGGGTAGATTGGGGGGAGATTTTAGATTATCATTTAAGTGCCAGTTCACTGGGGACACTGTCTAgactccttaaaaaaaaaaaaagcttttgttatATGAAACCAATTCCGAGGCAAATGACCAAGCTGTGCAGTTAATATCCACAAGAAATATCCAGCCAGCCACTGACATTCTGGATGCAGTTGCTGCCTGAAAATGAGAGAGCTGCTTTCTGTAAGAGCCATTTAGGAAGGAGAAAAGGTAAAtttaggaaggagaaaaagtaaatttaggaaggagaaaaagtaaatttagGAAGGAGAAAAGGTAAATTTAGCAAGAGGGAAGCCTTTAAGGCTGCAGATTTGGGTGATGTAGTGCAGATTTCTTCTGCAAACCCCTTGCAAAATGTGACAGCTCCGTGTCTGGAGTGTGATCATCAGTCTCTGAGAAGGACAGCCCAACATTTGGCTGCTGCCTTTGGGAAGTCAAATGGGGTCTCCAAAAACTTTGTAGGGAATTTCAGCCTTCCAGCATTACCTCCCTGGAAAACCTGCAGAGGTGGGGAATGAGGGTGTGGCAAATGGctctgacccccagccccaaaccttggtgggtttgggggtggcTGCAAAGCACCAGAGAACACCCAGAGCTGGAAATGAAACTCCTGCCTTCAACTGAACCAGCTTGGGAaattagaaggggaaaaatatccAAATCCAGGCTGTCTCTTTGCTGTTCCCACTTCATGATCTGGTATGAAGAATTTGACACGCAAACATGTTGTGCTCTGTTTTTaaagcccagcagagccctgtgtcACCACgcaggggctgcaggacccAACAGCATTCCAAGGTCTGGAAAAGCAGCGATTGATGGATGAGCCATGTCCCATCACAGCagctggctctgagcagcctcctcctgcccacacacagcaatcccagctctcagcatccacctgctgctcccccgGGGCTCACAAACCTCCCCCAGTTGTATTCCGTGGTTTCGTGACATGAACAAATGATCACACGAGCACCAAACACCTCCTGGGGCTCGGGGCCAGAAGCTGGGGATGATAAACTGCCCACCTCTGCCCATCCCCACTTTGCCACTCTGCTGAGCAGCCAATGAAGTTCCCTTAATGGTGTGTTCCTAATGAAATTCCCAGCAGGTTTTGTATATTAAATACACAGAGAGGCTTGGGAAGCTTCAGCTCCAGCTCGCAGCCTACTCGTACAACAAAAATGCACGGCAGAAAAAGGCATGCCTAAAAACATATCAAAAAACAGTGGTTTGAGACAAAAACCTCTGAAGACTCGGGAGGATGCGAACCACCAGCTTCAGCTGAAAATTATCTTAGTGCCAAGGGAAGCAGCAAACACAGCCTGAAGGGGACAATTCTGTCCCCTCTCTCGAGCAAAATGAGACGTGATGTGGGTAAAACCTCCCTGCCTCACCTCTAAGCAGGGTTTTATTTGGGCTGGAAGTGAAATTTTGCTTAGTAACCGTAAAATATGGAGGTGTTGAATTGGGGAACCAGTGCCAGCCAGTTGGCTGCTGGAGGGGACAACTCAAGTCACCTTCAAAGAAACCACCCAGGGGTGACTTCTCCAGAGCATCCCTCGTCCTCTCTTAGCTACAGAGCTGATACCAGGGCACAGCTCCCAGAATAGGTGCCCTGATCCAGCCCTTGCCGGTGCCTTTATCCTTTGAGGGATGCTGCATGCAGGAAGGAATTACAGGCAGCCAAgctttgtgctttttgttttgttttgctgcctgCAAATCCTCAGCAAACACTCGAGATATTTTCCATTCCATCAGTCATGGGGAGCCAGGATTGATTTTCAGCCAGTTATTGGCCTCCTACCTCCTTGGGATCAAAATTGAATGgtctgaatggaaaaaaaaaagagaccaaaacaaagcaaaacaaatctcTCTCTCTGGCTGCAGTCAGTTAATTCCTCACAACAATGAGGGTGGAGGATGGAGGGCAAATGCAGGCAGATGACATTATCAGAGGCGCTGccagcagaagagcagcagggaCCAGGACCACGGGTCCCTCTGCTCGGCCCCAGCTCCCTTCTGGCTGCTAAACACGGATTAGAAACCcaatacttgattttttttcccatgcagaCCTTGTGGTGACAATTCTGAGCCCGTGAACTCTCATCACTGCAATGAGTTTCACCTGCCCAGGAACCGGACCACTGCAGGGGCCGCTCAActtctcctcatcctccctccCTGCGGATGCtcagccccctcctgctgccagcagagccctgtgggATGAATGAGGACATTCCCCAGGTTTCCCAGGGCACGATCTGGGCTGTGAGGAGTGTTCACTGTCCTCAGCCACACTGCTGGGACACAGGCATGACGCTGTCACACCCTTACCTTGTTCTCTCCCTCGGGAGCCAGAGGATCCGTCATCCACGATCCAAACCGGGAGCCCGAGGTTTTAATTGTGATCGGGTCACTTATTCCCGTCAGCTTCccacaggctggaaaagagggGAAGGCTGGTGAGCACATCAGCCCCGTGAGGGGCACGGGAGCCAGTCCCACCCACCCCGCTCTGCCCACGGCTCTGCCCTGCTGAGGGTTGGTTTAATTACAGGGAATTAGGTCAGGAACAAGTGTgggatgtttttgtttgtttcacgCCTCTTGGTGACAATTGTCCTTATCGCTGTCCCCAAGAAAAGGAGCTTtgctgaagcagccggagctgCGAATGTCACAGAATTGAGAATGAGAGCAGCgagccagggctgagcagcccGGCGGAGGAACGAGCTCAAGAGCTGCTCGCCAAGAGAAAAAGGCAGCCGTGCCtattccagccctgctggaaaCGTGCGTTTGTTACAGGTTatgaagaggagagaaaagagaaaggtggAAAATGGCACACAATAAAAACCTCCTCCCTGCAAAGGTCATTTAGCAGCcgctttccctgctccctctcgGGTTGCACACTTAGCAAACGCTGATGGAtccagcagccagctctgggacagGAACCCCAGCGCAGCAGGGTGAAGGTGGGAGCGTCCCGAGGatccctcagcagctgccccgGGAATCCTGCCAGACTCAGCCTCACCACCACAGGGATGGGCACCGGCAGAGCGCTGCGAGCCAGGTTTGAGGCACGCTCAGGTGCTCCACGTCTGCTGAATTCAGGGAGCCAGCTCAGCGCCTCGCTGCGTTTTCAAGCCCTAAATAAGAGGGGAAACAGCAGCACCTCTCCTCCAGCTCGTTTCCCACccctggctctgtccccagcccccctctGGGGCTGAGCATGGATAGGAGCCTGCTCTGCAACGCCGCAGCCTCAGCTCGGAAGGTGCAGCCACATCCAAGTTCCTTTTCCCAACACCATCCCCAAGTTTCAGCAAAGCTGCCACTCTGGTTCCCTGCCTCACCAACATTTGAACGCGTGTGCAGTGAGGAGGGACAAGTGAGGAGATGAAAACACCTCAGGAGGGACTGGGGCTGGTGGCGGATGTCCTGttgggcagggagagctcatTTAAAACCCAGACAcacccagggcagagctggtcCTGAGCAAGACAAGCTCAGGGCAGAGGCAACGGGGGACAGCCACCACCTGAAGTTCAGGAGGTGTTTCCTAACTTCTCCTTTTTGATGTGGAAGCCTCTGgcaggctggggaaggggaaggtggcagtgctggggtgaaGAAGCTGCTCTGGGTGCTGTGGCGGGCGGCACTGCGGTACTTGCTCAGCGGTACCCAGGGCTAGGCTGCAGGTGGGAGcccctgcaggtgctgctggaacacagggagagctct
Protein-coding regions in this window:
- the OLFM1 gene encoding noelin isoform X1, giving the protein MSVPLLKIGVVLSTMAMITNWMSQTLPSLVGLNTTKLTAATGGTLDRSTGVLPTNPEESWQVYSSAQDSEGRCICTVVAPQQTMCSRDARTKQLRQLLEKVQNMSQSIEVLDRRTQRDLQYVEKMENQMRGLESKFKQVEESHKQHLARQFKAIKAKMEELRPLIPVLEEYKADAKLVLQFKEEVQNLTSVLNELQEEIGAYDYEELQNRVSNLEERLRACMQKLACGKLTGISDPITIKTSGSRFGSWMTDPLAPEGENKVWYMDSYHNNRFVREYKSMADFMNTDNFTSHRLPHPWSGTGQVVYNGSIYFNKYQSHIIIRFDLKTETILKTRSLDYAGYNNMYHYAWGGHSDIDLMVDENGLWAVYATNQNAGNIVISKLDPNTLQSLQTWNTSYPKRSAGEAFIICGTLYVTNGYSGGTKVHYAYQTNASTYEYIDIPFQNKYSHISMLDYNPKDRALYAWNNGHQILYNVTLFHVIRSDEL
- the OLFM1 gene encoding noelin isoform X2 is translated as MQPASKLLTLCFLILMGTELTQVLPTNPEESWQVYSSAQDSEGRCICTVVAPQQTMCSRDARTKQLRQLLEKVQNMSQSIEVLDRRTQRDLQYVEKMENQMRGLESKFKQVEESHKQHLARQFKAIKAKMEELRPLIPVLEEYKADAKLVLQFKEEVQNLTSVLNELQEEIGAYDYEELQNRVSNLEERLRACMQKLACGKLTGISDPITIKTSGSRFGSWMTDPLAPEGENKVWYMDSYHNNRFVREYKSMADFMNTDNFTSHRLPHPWSGTGQVVYNGSIYFNKYQSHIIIRFDLKTETILKTRSLDYAGYNNMYHYAWGGHSDIDLMVDENGLWAVYATNQNAGNIVISKLDPNTLQSLQTWNTSYPKRSAGEAFIICGTLYVTNGYSGGTKVHYAYQTNASTYEYIDIPFQNKYSHISMLDYNPKDRALYAWNNGHQILYNVTLFHVIRSDEL